In Hyalangium minutum, the following proteins share a genomic window:
- a CDS encoding FG-GAP-like repeat-containing protein, protein MRRSVSQGLLLSLVLVWGATGCNCGEPPVESELAVAFDTPKDGQRLTLSDDVDPATDGFQYEVVASASDTAGRAVTLVSAKLEVRTPSEQTWTAGPPAVIEGGTVRFPGTVLQPRTNLLQVTVEEAGSHRTATQRITVTVSTEPPSVDLTQPAEGQVLREADDADPDTAGYQLHFSVKSVGLAGKTGTLYCEQACGVPPTDFTVNSSGLTQVSVTLAQSACEAEQAACYAVVRNGDKEVTSGKRNIQLDTVAPRVEVVSPVGPVASTTFRIDATVGCTEPGVTATLSRPGATELSTPVDAGNVSFPAVTVPADGNYTFTLRLADAGGNITTRQIPVTVASTAPTMRLVVQRTISSDADPGLEGVQAPVTVQADSLPVGSEVRLFTSVSGQFARPQRAVTVASGNFKEASFTAQLAEGANTVQACVRNAAGIERCAAESVTVSTGRPLCGIVSPLEGAMARTSPLSVRVESGNGPVTVVAYDQNRVEKGRASGTASSGTAQISLPLTGDGEYRLVASCPGGGTSQSLALGVDATPPVLSFNVHGVPAEQTTLGSELNDTSVSPGMQISLDVSTEPGASVLATGCGTAVGAAGTADASGNLLLRDVSVPISGTCTLQVTATDVAGNTQSVSRNLTLAFAGSSLQFESPAAGRYLSNADGAPRTGGGLLVTVRLSMTPSAAGTLRLLRGTTELASMPVAASDREKEFTSVALEEGANVLRAELTGPGGTVACATVLLLVDTQPGNITLELPATSPATYKASLDAAPEQSGIQAALQYNVPDRSPNAVVDICTSVALVAGAAPCRDGSGWFTLATNVPRLTPNFTYPDGQYALKAVLDDGAISTSREISLTVDSLEPAVRTVELLGDNGDLRMNEAELRTGPPQLRVAIDGLEDGRPVQVRDRANMNIVYGQATATAGQATVTLSSMPQGITSDYSLVVTVTDAAGNQNRLSNPTTFYPINTAAFFAFRMDPVKPGVRIVEPTRTSLGVAHDASSAAGFQLRVKVNTDADVEGNGIHLELSPTGEAVDLSPSALEAAYDFTLPGTGKATYTLTATAVDSSGNVSAPVVRTLTVDLDVPVLDLISPTANTVYDSTSVPVRVNVTADDVSTVHILSQVGTDTSTQEVIGDLQVSSGVAQGTLNFRVGVWTVIAQASDPAGNAATASAANVDVRQAGCDITLTTPSAAVVKLLAGDDLDPGTPGLQYRLRGTTQECRGRTVSLFRGATSATAEATATADATTGGFSFDVTLQDGEATQFRVQVINLSNLATEDSVDVTVDITPPVITSISPAPTTLYFVASTNRYLYPTPAPDRVVDGSPGGDANAIFTLRVDQGVGSRVQAFYRGNPVSPELIVPEPDPAEGGLPPRVELPVTLPHATTGTLEIRVQEDSGNVARHTVAATVDVIPPQASTMTAVLVAGQERAARVNVTWTASGDDGVSGVPAGYDLRWTINSQLRTGFSNDTEYFGSRVKQETGALLPSTATSYTLTLPPLANYFILVRPSDEVGNYPPFQAPQQLNNIPTPKEFLNPGAGGNSFGLNIIARGDLNADGFDDLVVGASSSTPGITHVYYGSANPQVENRQDITLPQGNQFDGADFDVGDVGNSATDVVQDLLVGGRAYSGTSGRAFLFFGRRGTTVDTASPIEFRHASSIANASLGGTVKMIGDITGDGLQELILSSHGESPPKAYLFYGRSQDAWRALGTSCNTSAPCVVPSSRADKIFTAPAGTLFFGRNRGYVRLGDITGDGVPDFTIPSSHESQNKVYVYSGATVRSLPGTAVSLSDAVQVLNQPSSTGGSATNGFGTEAVGGVDLAGGSALDLAVTMASESKVFVYRDGSASGFTTPPLLITGGGRFGSAMARGDLNGDGLVDLAIGQNLRPGGAASIFYNRGVAGAEFDPAQENGFSQSKLESNSSLGISVAILDFNGDGKLDLAIGDDTSVPARVVVYY, encoded by the coding sequence ATGCGCCGATCGGTATCGCAAGGGCTGCTGCTGAGCCTGGTCCTGGTGTGGGGCGCCACGGGCTGCAACTGCGGAGAGCCGCCCGTCGAGTCCGAGCTCGCGGTGGCCTTCGACACGCCCAAGGACGGACAGCGGCTGACGCTGTCGGACGACGTGGATCCGGCCACGGACGGCTTCCAGTACGAGGTGGTGGCGTCGGCGAGCGACACGGCGGGCCGGGCGGTGACGCTGGTCAGCGCCAAGCTGGAGGTGCGCACGCCCAGCGAGCAGACGTGGACGGCGGGGCCCCCGGCGGTCATCGAGGGCGGCACGGTGCGCTTCCCCGGCACGGTGCTTCAGCCGCGCACCAACCTGCTGCAAGTGACGGTGGAAGAGGCGGGCTCGCACCGCACGGCCACCCAGCGCATCACCGTCACGGTGTCCACCGAGCCGCCGAGCGTGGATCTGACGCAGCCCGCCGAGGGCCAGGTGCTCCGCGAGGCGGATGACGCGGATCCGGACACGGCGGGCTACCAGCTCCACTTCTCCGTGAAGAGCGTGGGGCTGGCCGGGAAGACGGGCACGCTCTACTGCGAGCAGGCCTGCGGCGTGCCCCCCACGGACTTCACGGTGAACAGCAGCGGGCTCACGCAGGTGTCGGTGACGCTCGCGCAATCCGCGTGCGAGGCTGAGCAGGCCGCCTGCTACGCGGTGGTCCGCAATGGCGACAAGGAGGTGACGTCCGGCAAGCGCAACATCCAGCTGGACACGGTGGCGCCGCGCGTGGAGGTGGTGTCGCCGGTGGGGCCCGTGGCCTCCACGACGTTCCGGATCGACGCCACCGTGGGCTGTACCGAGCCGGGAGTGACAGCCACCCTGTCGCGTCCCGGAGCCACGGAGCTCTCCACGCCGGTGGATGCTGGGAACGTGTCGTTCCCCGCGGTCACCGTTCCGGCGGATGGGAACTACACCTTCACCCTGCGCCTGGCGGATGCGGGCGGCAACATCACCACGCGGCAGATCCCCGTCACCGTCGCGAGCACCGCGCCCACCATGCGGCTCGTGGTGCAGCGGACCATCTCCTCGGACGCGGATCCGGGGCTCGAGGGCGTGCAGGCGCCCGTGACCGTGCAGGCGGACTCGCTGCCCGTGGGCTCCGAAGTGCGGTTGTTCACCTCCGTGAGCGGCCAGTTCGCGCGCCCCCAGCGGGCGGTGACGGTGGCCTCGGGCAACTTCAAGGAGGCCTCCTTCACGGCCCAGCTCGCCGAGGGCGCCAACACCGTGCAGGCCTGTGTGCGCAATGCTGCGGGCATCGAGCGGTGCGCGGCGGAGAGCGTTACCGTCTCCACAGGGCGGCCCCTCTGCGGCATCGTCTCCCCGTTGGAGGGCGCCATGGCGCGCACCTCGCCCCTCTCGGTGCGCGTGGAGTCGGGCAACGGTCCCGTCACCGTGGTGGCGTATGACCAGAACCGCGTGGAGAAGGGCCGCGCTTCCGGGACGGCTTCCTCGGGGACAGCGCAGATCTCGCTGCCGCTCACTGGGGACGGCGAGTACCGCCTGGTGGCCTCCTGCCCTGGAGGCGGCACGAGCCAGTCTCTCGCCTTGGGGGTGGACGCCACGCCCCCGGTGCTGAGCTTCAACGTGCATGGGGTGCCTGCGGAGCAGACGACCCTGGGCTCCGAGCTGAACGACACCTCGGTGAGCCCGGGCATGCAGATCTCTCTCGATGTGAGCACGGAGCCGGGGGCCTCGGTGCTGGCCACCGGTTGCGGCACTGCGGTGGGCGCGGCGGGCACCGCGGACGCCAGCGGCAACCTACTCTTGAGGGATGTCTCCGTGCCGATCTCCGGCACGTGCACCCTGCAGGTGACCGCGACGGATGTGGCGGGGAACACCCAGTCCGTGAGCCGGAACCTGACGCTGGCCTTCGCTGGCAGCTCGCTGCAGTTCGAGTCTCCGGCGGCGGGCCGCTACCTGAGCAACGCGGATGGGGCTCCCAGGACAGGCGGAGGGCTGCTCGTGACGGTGCGCCTGTCGATGACGCCCTCGGCGGCGGGGACGCTGCGGCTGCTCCGCGGCACGACGGAGCTTGCCTCCATGCCCGTGGCAGCGAGCGACCGAGAGAAGGAGTTCACCAGCGTGGCGCTGGAGGAGGGCGCCAATGTGCTTCGCGCCGAGCTCACTGGCCCCGGCGGGACGGTGGCCTGCGCCACGGTGCTGTTGCTGGTGGACACCCAGCCCGGGAACATCACCCTGGAGCTGCCCGCGACTTCCCCTGCGACCTATAAGGCCAGTCTGGACGCAGCCCCGGAGCAGAGCGGCATCCAGGCCGCGCTCCAGTACAACGTCCCCGACCGCTCGCCCAATGCCGTCGTGGACATCTGCACGAGCGTGGCCCTCGTCGCGGGGGCCGCGCCCTGCCGGGATGGCTCGGGCTGGTTCACCCTGGCCACGAACGTTCCCAGGCTGACGCCGAACTTCACCTACCCCGATGGGCAGTACGCCCTGAAGGCCGTGCTCGATGATGGCGCCATCTCGACGTCCCGGGAGATCTCCCTCACGGTGGACAGCTTGGAGCCGGCGGTGCGGACGGTGGAACTGCTCGGAGACAACGGCGACTTGCGCATGAACGAGGCGGAGCTCCGCACGGGTCCGCCGCAGCTGCGCGTCGCCATCGATGGCCTAGAGGATGGACGCCCGGTCCAGGTGCGAGACCGCGCCAACATGAACATCGTCTACGGCCAGGCCACTGCCACCGCGGGCCAGGCCACCGTCACGCTCTCCTCCATGCCGCAGGGCATCACGTCGGACTATTCCCTCGTCGTCACGGTGACGGACGCCGCGGGCAACCAGAACCGGCTGTCCAACCCCACGACGTTCTACCCGATCAACACGGCAGCCTTCTTCGCGTTCCGCATGGACCCGGTGAAGCCCGGAGTGCGCATCGTCGAGCCCACGCGGACGTCGCTCGGCGTAGCTCATGACGCCTCCTCCGCGGCGGGCTTCCAGCTCCGGGTGAAGGTCAACACGGACGCGGACGTCGAGGGCAACGGCATTCACCTGGAGCTCTCCCCCACGGGCGAGGCCGTTGATCTGTCGCCCTCCGCGCTGGAGGCGGCGTATGACTTCACCCTGCCCGGTACCGGCAAGGCGACGTACACGCTCACCGCCACCGCCGTGGACTCCTCGGGCAACGTCAGCGCGCCGGTGGTGCGCACCCTCACCGTCGATCTCGATGTCCCCGTGCTGGACCTGATTTCGCCCACGGCGAACACGGTCTACGACAGCACGAGCGTCCCCGTCCGGGTGAACGTGACCGCAGATGACGTGAGTACGGTCCACATCCTCTCTCAGGTGGGAACGGACACGAGCACCCAAGAGGTGATCGGCGATCTTCAGGTGTCCTCGGGTGTGGCGCAGGGCACGCTCAACTTCCGCGTGGGCGTCTGGACGGTCATCGCCCAGGCCAGCGATCCGGCGGGCAACGCGGCCACGGCCTCGGCGGCGAATGTCGACGTCCGCCAGGCGGGCTGCGACATCACCCTCACCACTCCGTCCGCGGCAGTGGTGAAGCTGCTGGCCGGGGATGATCTGGATCCGGGGACGCCCGGCTTGCAGTACCGCCTGCGCGGCACCACCCAGGAATGCCGCGGACGCACGGTGTCGCTCTTCCGCGGCGCCACCTCGGCCACCGCCGAGGCCACCGCCACCGCCGATGCAACGACGGGCGGCTTCTCCTTCGACGTGACGCTCCAGGACGGGGAGGCCACGCAGTTCCGGGTGCAGGTCATCAACCTCTCCAACCTGGCCACGGAGGACTCGGTGGATGTGACGGTGGACATCACCCCGCCCGTCATCACCTCCATCTCCCCGGCTCCCACGACGCTCTATTTCGTAGCCAGCACCAACCGCTACCTGTACCCGACGCCCGCGCCGGACCGGGTGGTGGACGGCTCGCCGGGCGGTGACGCCAACGCGATCTTCACCCTCCGGGTAGACCAGGGCGTGGGCAGCAGAGTGCAGGCCTTCTACCGGGGCAACCCGGTCTCGCCGGAGCTCATCGTCCCTGAGCCCGATCCCGCGGAGGGAGGACTCCCCCCGCGAGTGGAGCTCCCGGTCACGCTGCCTCATGCCACCACGGGCACTCTCGAGATCCGCGTCCAGGAGGACTCCGGCAACGTGGCGCGCCACACCGTGGCGGCGACGGTGGATGTCATCCCTCCGCAGGCCTCCACCATGACGGCGGTCCTGGTCGCGGGGCAGGAGCGCGCGGCCCGGGTGAACGTGACATGGACGGCCAGCGGAGACGACGGCGTGTCCGGCGTGCCCGCAGGCTACGATCTACGGTGGACCATCAACTCCCAACTCCGGACGGGCTTCTCCAATGACACTGAGTACTTTGGCTCCCGGGTCAAGCAGGAGACCGGCGCGCTGCTGCCCTCCACGGCCACCAGCTACACGCTGACGCTGCCCCCGCTGGCCAACTACTTCATCCTCGTCCGCCCGAGCGACGAGGTGGGCAACTACCCGCCGTTCCAGGCCCCGCAGCAGCTCAACAACATTCCCACGCCCAAGGAGTTCCTCAACCCGGGCGCCGGTGGCAACAGCTTCGGGCTGAACATCATCGCGCGTGGCGACCTCAACGCGGACGGCTTCGATGATCTGGTGGTAGGCGCTTCGTCCAGCACGCCGGGCATCACTCACGTCTATTACGGCTCAGCCAACCCGCAGGTCGAGAACCGCCAGGACATCACGCTGCCGCAGGGCAACCAGTTCGATGGCGCGGACTTCGACGTGGGCGACGTGGGCAACTCCGCGACGGATGTCGTGCAGGATCTGCTGGTCGGTGGGCGGGCTTACTCGGGCACCAGCGGCCGCGCCTTCCTCTTCTTCGGCCGCCGGGGCACCACGGTGGACACCGCGAGTCCCATTGAGTTCCGCCACGCTTCCAGCATCGCGAACGCCTCTCTCGGCGGCACCGTGAAGATGATCGGCGACATCACCGGGGACGGGCTGCAGGAACTGATCCTCAGCTCGCACGGTGAGAGTCCCCCCAAGGCATACCTCTTCTACGGGCGCTCGCAGGACGCGTGGCGCGCGCTGGGCACGAGCTGCAACACCTCCGCCCCCTGCGTCGTCCCGTCGAGCCGAGCGGACAAAATCTTCACCGCGCCCGCAGGCACCCTCTTCTTCGGGCGCAACCGCGGCTATGTCCGGCTCGGAGACATCACAGGGGATGGGGTGCCGGACTTCACGATCCCCTCGTCCCACGAGTCCCAGAACAAGGTCTACGTGTACTCGGGCGCCACCGTCCGCTCCTTGCCCGGGACCGCCGTCTCCTTGTCCGACGCCGTGCAGGTGCTCAACCAGCCTTCCTCTACGGGTGGTAGCGCGACCAACGGCTTCGGTACCGAGGCCGTGGGAGGGGTGGATCTGGCCGGTGGCTCCGCGCTGGATCTCGCGGTGACCATGGCGTCCGAGAGCAAGGTGTTCGTCTACCGGGACGGGAGCGCCTCTGGCTTCACGACTCCGCCGCTGCTCATCACGGGAGGCGGACGCTTCGGCTCCGCCATGGCGCGAGGTGACCTCAATGGGGACGGCCTCGTGGATCTCGCTATCGGGCAGAACCTCCGTCCGGGCGGCGCCGCCTCCATCTTCTACAATCGCGGTGTCGCGGGAGCGGAGTTCGATCCGGCCCAGGAGAACGGCTTCTCCCAGTCCAAGCTGGAGTCCAACAGCTCGCTCGGGATCAGCGTGGCCATCTTGGACTTCAATGGCGACGGAAAGCTGGACTTGGCCATCGGTGACGATACGTCGGTTCCCGCCCGTGTCGTGGTGTATTATTAG
- a CDS encoding PqqD family protein, with protein MAAHFVSPGGPLAGGKEFERLASASQDVLRAIPRLHPEAGLQRVSGRLMAAGPDEFLHTFEDAQGRVSEVAERILELVDGRRTVADIVAVLCDEFEVEPQACREDTAAFVRLLVEKKVLVLGP; from the coding sequence ATGGCTGCACACTTCGTGAGCCCGGGAGGGCCCCTGGCCGGAGGGAAGGAATTCGAGCGGCTCGCGAGCGCGAGCCAGGACGTGCTACGCGCCATCCCCCGGCTGCACCCGGAGGCGGGCCTGCAGCGCGTGTCGGGAAGGCTCATGGCGGCCGGGCCAGACGAGTTCCTGCACACGTTCGAGGATGCACAGGGGCGGGTGTCCGAGGTGGCCGAGCGCATCCTGGAACTGGTGGACGGACGGCGGACGGTGGCGGACATCGTGGCGGTGCTGTGTGACGAGTTCGAGGTGGAGCCGCAGGCATGCCGGGAGGACACGGCCGCCTTCGTAAGACTCCTCGTAGAGAAAAAGGTGCTGGTACTCGGGCCGTGA
- a CDS encoding electron transfer flavoprotein subunit alpha/FixB family protein produces MPIVLIVAEQQPDGNLRKATLNAVTAGRTLAEKAGAELHLVLLSKDPSKVSEELKGLGVKAVHTAGAPELEHYLAEVYTPVIAGLAQELKADYVGMASTAMGKDLMPRVAARLKAAMATDVMAFNGSGAEVTFTRPMWAGNVFAEVKLTTPVKVFTVRATEFQPAAGGQAAAEVKTFAPKIEASKTKFVDFKEVKSARPELTEARVVVSGGRGTKGDFKEIEALADELGAAVGASRAVCDAGWVPNDLQVGQTGKVVAPQLYIAAGISGAIQHLAGMKSSKTIVAINKDPEAPIFQVADYGLVADLFKVLPELRESLHKLK; encoded by the coding sequence ATGCCGATCGTTCTCATCGTTGCCGAGCAGCAGCCGGACGGGAACCTGCGCAAGGCCACCCTCAACGCTGTCACCGCGGGCCGCACCCTCGCCGAGAAGGCGGGCGCGGAGCTGCACCTCGTGTTGCTCTCCAAGGACCCCTCCAAGGTGTCCGAGGAGCTCAAGGGCCTGGGCGTCAAGGCGGTGCACACCGCGGGCGCGCCCGAGCTCGAGCACTACCTGGCTGAGGTCTACACCCCGGTCATCGCCGGCCTGGCCCAGGAGCTGAAGGCCGACTACGTGGGCATGGCGTCCACCGCCATGGGCAAGGACCTGATGCCCCGCGTGGCCGCCCGCCTGAAGGCCGCCATGGCCACCGACGTCATGGCCTTCAATGGCAGCGGCGCGGAGGTCACGTTCACCCGGCCCATGTGGGCGGGCAACGTGTTCGCCGAGGTGAAGCTCACCACGCCGGTGAAGGTGTTCACCGTGCGCGCCACCGAGTTCCAGCCGGCCGCGGGCGGCCAGGCCGCCGCCGAGGTGAAGACCTTCGCGCCGAAGATCGAGGCGTCCAAGACCAAGTTCGTCGACTTCAAGGAAGTGAAGAGCGCTCGCCCCGAGCTGACCGAGGCGCGTGTGGTCGTCTCCGGCGGCCGTGGCACCAAGGGCGACTTCAAGGAGATCGAGGCCCTGGCCGATGAGCTGGGCGCTGCCGTGGGTGCCTCTCGCGCCGTGTGCGACGCGGGCTGGGTCCCCAACGATCTGCAGGTGGGCCAGACGGGCAAGGTGGTTGCTCCGCAGCTCTACATCGCGGCGGGCATCAGCGGCGCCATCCAGCACCTCGCGGGCATGAAGAGCTCCAAGACGATCGTCGCCATCAACAAGGATCCGGAGGCCCCCATCTTCCAGGTGGCGGACTACGGCCTGGTGGCCGACCTCTTCAAGGTGCTGCCCGAGCTGCGGGAGTCCCTGCACAAGCTGAAGTAG
- a CDS encoding DMT family transporter, whose amino-acid sequence MQATEEHQARLRADGALVLLTVLWGTTFVVVKDALSYGDPFVFLTLRFGVGAFVLSGVAGRRLFVPATLRRGTVLGLFLFGGFALQTVGLTDTTPARSAFFTGLYVLLVPVVMLALFRRVPRVSSLAGVVLSAVGLYLLTGAAVGQAGLSRGDLLTLACAVAYAFHIGFTERYAPKEGVQALVAVQLWVVALLSALCLPFAGSRVEWTPSFLGAVAFCGVFASAGALSVQTWAQARTSAVRAAIIYSLEPLFAGAFSVALGYEKLGAREWVGGALIVLGVLVAELGSALWERWRAREAPQE is encoded by the coding sequence ATGCAGGCCACGGAGGAGCACCAGGCCCGTCTCCGGGCGGATGGCGCGCTGGTACTCCTCACGGTGTTGTGGGGCACCACCTTCGTGGTGGTGAAGGATGCGCTGAGCTACGGTGATCCGTTCGTCTTCCTCACGCTGCGGTTCGGCGTGGGGGCCTTTGTGCTCAGTGGGGTGGCGGGACGGCGGCTGTTCGTTCCGGCCACCCTGCGCCGCGGCACGGTGCTAGGCCTCTTTCTGTTCGGGGGCTTCGCGCTGCAGACGGTGGGGCTGACGGACACCACGCCCGCGCGCTCGGCGTTCTTCACCGGGCTGTACGTGCTGCTGGTGCCGGTGGTCATGCTGGCGCTGTTCCGCCGGGTGCCCCGGGTGTCCTCGTTGGCGGGCGTGGTGCTGTCGGCAGTGGGGCTCTACTTGCTCACGGGCGCGGCCGTGGGGCAGGCAGGGCTCTCGCGGGGAGACCTGCTCACGCTGGCGTGCGCGGTGGCATACGCGTTTCACATCGGCTTCACGGAGCGGTACGCGCCCAAGGAGGGCGTGCAGGCGCTGGTGGCCGTACAGCTCTGGGTGGTGGCGCTGCTGTCCGCGCTGTGCCTGCCCTTCGCGGGTTCCCGGGTGGAGTGGACCCCATCCTTCTTGGGGGCAGTAGCCTTCTGCGGCGTGTTCGCCAGTGCAGGGGCGCTCAGCGTCCAGACGTGGGCGCAGGCTCGGACGTCCGCGGTGCGCGCGGCGATCATCTACTCGTTGGAGCCCCTGTTCGCGGGGGCCTTCTCGGTGGCGCTGGGGTACGAGAAGCTCGGGGCTCGCGAGTGGGTCGGCGGGGCCCTCATTGTCCTGGGTGTGCTGGTGGCGGAGCTGGGCTCGGCCTTGTGGGAGCGGTGGCGCGCGAGGGAGGCTCCCCAGGAATGA
- a CDS encoding GNAT family N-acetyltransferase, translating to MSRRRPADLLDLIEATPPGQELWVRGAGRSLYPLLRSGDSVRVLRCAPAELARGDVALVRVGRKLLAHVVISASPFLTAPLLGGKDPVGEPLGRVTALRRGGLLLPLPRLIRPTFFLGQRVLAGLWARPRARTWFRRLRDFTVAGWSRPLRQRLLGRLEVRLLREEDLDALLVFAGERLLVPSGFLRQQLLGRWGRADGSRGAAAGAFDAQGRLCGFAYLDDYREEGLALEGLWVRSLVVAPRARRMGVAYRMLQVLLEEARRQGAERIFADIDEDNFASQRTFKRAGFQDSSAELTRRVNAEWRASGGGKPLVVLERSVS from the coding sequence ATGAGCCGTAGGCGCCCCGCCGATCTCCTGGATCTCATCGAAGCGACGCCCCCTGGCCAAGAGCTGTGGGTGCGGGGCGCTGGCCGCAGCCTGTATCCGCTCCTGCGCAGCGGGGACTCTGTCCGGGTGCTGCGCTGTGCGCCGGCGGAGCTGGCCCGGGGCGATGTCGCGCTCGTCCGGGTGGGGCGCAAGCTCCTGGCGCACGTGGTGATCTCGGCCTCGCCCTTCCTGACGGCGCCGCTGCTGGGCGGCAAGGATCCCGTGGGCGAGCCACTCGGGCGTGTCACGGCGCTGCGGCGGGGAGGCTTGCTTCTCCCGCTGCCCCGGCTCATCCGTCCCACGTTTTTCCTGGGACAGCGGGTGCTCGCTGGGCTGTGGGCTCGGCCTCGGGCGCGGACATGGTTCCGCCGCCTCCGGGACTTCACCGTGGCGGGTTGGTCACGGCCACTGCGGCAGCGCTTGCTGGGACGGCTCGAGGTCCGGCTGCTACGGGAAGAGGATCTCGACGCATTGCTCGTCTTCGCGGGAGAGCGGCTGCTGGTGCCTTCGGGTTTCTTGAGGCAGCAACTTTTGGGCCGATGGGGCCGGGCGGACGGCTCGCGGGGGGCGGCGGCGGGGGCATTCGACGCACAGGGACGGCTATGCGGCTTTGCTTACCTGGACGACTACCGCGAGGAGGGACTGGCGCTGGAGGGGCTCTGGGTGCGTTCGCTGGTGGTGGCACCTCGGGCTCGGAGGATGGGGGTGGCGTACCGGATGCTTCAGGTGCTGCTGGAGGAGGCCCGGAGGCAAGGCGCTGAGCGCATCTTCGCGGACATCGACGAGGACAACTTCGCCTCGCAGCGGACCTTCAAACGGGCCGGCTTCCAAGATTCCTCGGCGGAGCTCACTCGGCGGGTCAACGCGGAGTGGCGAGCCTCGGGGGGAGGTAAGCCCCTGGTGGTCCTGGAGCGCTCCGTCAGTTAG
- a CDS encoding potassium transporter TrkH — MRLRFGDWSVGVDEVLLTQAGARCTLEPFRATAEEPLRLVLQGGALAEGQGTPLDPRHPSGPRFRVEGERVRVELPQAELDTELALRVGMQLATLRQGGLLLHAAAVAFQGSGVVAVGPSGAGKSTFTRLCARAAQADVLSDEVVALYPGGRVEGSPFCSELDLPSSLARARLAAVLLLAKGPEERMEEVSAQEAIAALMGQVFRPLPGEASSGDILQRLARITEGVRLRRFVFRKDEAAAAFVKRWLDEP; from the coding sequence ATGCGGCTGCGTTTCGGGGACTGGAGCGTGGGCGTGGATGAAGTCCTCCTGACCCAGGCGGGTGCACGGTGCACGTTGGAGCCCTTTCGTGCCACGGCCGAGGAGCCGCTTCGCCTGGTGCTGCAGGGGGGGGCGCTCGCCGAGGGGCAGGGGACACCGCTGGATCCGCGCCATCCCTCCGGGCCCCGCTTCCGGGTAGAGGGGGAGCGGGTGCGCGTGGAGCTGCCCCAAGCCGAACTCGACACAGAGCTGGCGCTGCGCGTGGGGATGCAGCTCGCGACGCTCCGGCAGGGCGGCCTGCTGCTGCACGCGGCGGCCGTGGCCTTCCAGGGGAGCGGCGTGGTGGCCGTGGGCCCGAGCGGGGCCGGCAAGTCCACCTTCACGAGGCTGTGCGCCCGGGCCGCTCAGGCCGACGTGCTCTCGGACGAGGTGGTGGCCCTCTATCCGGGCGGGCGAGTGGAGGGCAGCCCGTTCTGCTCGGAGCTGGATCTGCCCTCGTCGCTGGCTCGTGCGCGACTGGCCGCGGTGCTGTTGCTGGCCAAGGGCCCTGAGGAACGGATGGAGGAGGTCTCCGCCCAGGAGGCCATCGCGGCGCTGATGGGACAGGTGTTCCGGCCGCTCCCTGGGGAGGCTTCGTCTGGAGACATTCTCCAGCGCCTGGCCCGCATCACCGAGGGTGTTCGTCTGAGGCGGTTCGTTTTCCGCAAGGACGAGGCCGCGGCGGCTTTCGTGAAGAGGTGGCTGGATGAGCCGTAG
- a CDS encoding cytochrome c oxidase assembly factor Coa1 family protein, whose amino-acid sequence METSPEGNMAPQRSWWSRNWKWAVPVGCLGLMASCCGFTLLAGALGWNFVTNNPASTRALEIARADSEVQAVLGTPIETHPLKQQSNVHYANGQSRAEATIELDGPKEDGVLRMEAVKSNDEWVYEVLEVEVPGQEPIDLMDKVGGVRKRELAPPTPDAPPPPHAPPPPPGAGPSDEDDADTQEDGDGKSDINL is encoded by the coding sequence ATGGAGACGTCGCCGGAAGGCAACATGGCCCCCCAGCGCAGCTGGTGGAGCCGCAACTGGAAGTGGGCGGTCCCCGTTGGGTGCCTGGGCCTGATGGCCTCGTGCTGCGGCTTCACCTTGCTGGCGGGGGCGCTGGGGTGGAACTTCGTCACCAACAACCCGGCTTCCACGCGAGCCCTGGAGATCGCCCGGGCGGACTCCGAGGTGCAGGCCGTGCTGGGCACGCCCATCGAGACCCACCCGCTGAAGCAGCAGAGCAACGTCCACTACGCCAATGGCCAGAGCCGGGCCGAGGCGACCATCGAGCTGGACGGTCCCAAGGAGGACGGCGTCCTCCGCATGGAGGCCGTGAAGAGCAACGACGAGTGGGTCTACGAGGTGCTCGAGGTGGAGGTCCCCGGCCAGGAGCCCATCGACTTGATGGACAAGGTGGGCGGCGTCCGGAAGCGCGAGCTTGCCCCGCCCACGCCCGATGCGCCGCCGCCGCCCCATGCACCACCGCCGCCCCCGGGAGCGGGCCCGTCCGACGAGGACGACGCCGACACCCAAGAAGACGGTGACGGCAAGTCGGACATCAACCTGTAG